The following proteins are encoded in a genomic region of Nitrososphaerota archaeon:
- the gatE gene encoding Glu-tRNA(Gln) amidotransferase subunit GatE, which yields MSDLDPEKIGLKVGLEIHQQLNTQTKLFCSCAKFEEKDFRYTIYRRLRPTQSELGEVDPAARFEFAKGLTIKYDAGQYSACLVEADEEPPHPLNPEAIRTVLIIALALNSQTVDELHVMRKIVIDGSNTTGFQRTLIAALGGDLKVGSKQVGVQTICLEEDAARLIAEAGGVRGYSLDRLTVPLVEIALAPVTGTPKDILEVALTLGRLLRSTRLVSRGLGTIRQDINVSVQGGAVVEVKGVQKLDLLEKVVEYEAQRQIGIIRIKEELEKRRLSPNVYNVEPIDVTNLFKETGSTVLQRALKRDEHIRAIPLKGTAGLLGLEPYPDVRLGRELADVARFFGLGGLMHSDELPGYGVTAAEIDLLRQHLQLAEQDGFLLLSGEDRKLHQACEAVLQRMRDAFKGVLAETRAATPDGKTRFIRPRPGAARMYPETDIPPIPLSPDLIETLRKEVPKPWNEQIEEYMSKYSLSRKLALQVYDTPYFELFEQITAETKVSPSFIAATLTETLVNLSREGLDTSTLTSSLLKSLFTQLDQGRISKEAVPEILGLILRREAGSVEEAAAKLGLTAINDQELLKVVQQVLAENKGFVEEKGDAAFSLLMGRVMAKVRGKADGKKISDLLRSEIRKMLPPH from the coding sequence TTGAGCGACCTAGATCCTGAAAAGATAGGTTTGAAGGTTGGGCTTGAAATCCATCAGCAGCTCAACACCCAGACAAAGCTGTTCTGCAGCTGCGCAAAGTTCGAGGAGAAGGACTTCAGATATACAATCTACCGCCGGCTCAGGCCAACACAAAGCGAGCTAGGCGAAGTAGATCCCGCGGCAAGATTCGAGTTCGCTAAAGGACTCACAATCAAGTACGACGCAGGACAATACTCAGCCTGCCTAGTTGAAGCCGATGAGGAGCCTCCTCACCCATTAAACCCCGAGGCCATCCGCACGGTACTCATAATCGCGCTCGCCCTCAACTCCCAAACAGTGGACGAGCTACACGTAATGCGGAAAATAGTGATAGATGGCTCAAACACAACAGGCTTCCAACGCACCCTAATCGCCGCCCTCGGAGGCGATCTTAAAGTTGGAAGCAAACAGGTAGGCGTCCAAACCATCTGCCTTGAAGAGGATGCAGCCCGCCTAATCGCTGAGGCCGGAGGAGTACGCGGATACAGCCTGGATCGCCTAACAGTTCCGCTGGTTGAAATCGCTCTAGCCCCGGTGACTGGAACACCCAAAGATATCTTAGAGGTCGCCTTAACACTAGGCAGGCTTCTACGCTCAACACGCCTAGTCTCACGTGGACTGGGAACAATTCGTCAAGACATCAACGTCTCAGTTCAAGGCGGCGCCGTGGTCGAGGTGAAAGGCGTCCAGAAACTGGATTTGCTCGAAAAAGTGGTTGAATACGAGGCTCAAAGACAGATAGGGATTATCCGCATCAAAGAGGAGCTTGAAAAAAGAAGGCTCTCACCCAACGTTTACAACGTCGAGCCTATTGACGTAACAAACTTGTTCAAAGAAACCGGAAGCACCGTTCTGCAACGGGCATTAAAACGCGATGAACACATAAGAGCAATACCGTTGAAAGGAACCGCAGGCCTACTGGGTCTAGAACCCTACCCTGATGTCAGACTGGGCCGAGAACTAGCTGATGTAGCACGCTTCTTCGGCCTCGGCGGGCTAATGCACTCAGATGAGCTACCAGGATACGGGGTCACCGCCGCAGAGATAGACCTGTTGAGGCAGCATCTCCAGCTGGCTGAGCAGGACGGTTTCCTCCTACTATCAGGTGAAGATAGAAAGCTACACCAAGCCTGTGAAGCAGTACTACAGAGAATGCGAGACGCCTTCAAAGGAGTGCTCGCCGAGACACGCGCTGCGACACCTGACGGCAAAACAAGGTTCATCAGGCCAAGACCAGGAGCAGCAAGAATGTACCCTGAAACCGATATCCCGCCAATACCTCTCTCTCCAGACCTAATTGAGACACTGAGAAAGGAGGTTCCGAAGCCTTGGAACGAACAGATAGAGGAGTACATGTCAAAATACTCGCTTAGCAGAAAACTCGCACTCCAAGTATACGACACACCCTACTTTGAGCTGTTTGAGCAGATTACTGCCGAAACAAAGGTCTCCCCCAGCTTCATCGCAGCCACCCTCACCGAGACGCTAGTCAACCTATCCAGAGAAGGACTGGACACCTCTACGTTAACCAGTAGCCTACTCAAATCACTCTTCACACAACTCGATCAAGGACGAATCTCAAAAGAAGCAGTTCCAGAAATACTTGGCTTAATCCTACGACGTGAAGCCGGCAGCGTCGAAGAAGCCGCTGCAAAACTAGGGTTAACCGCCATCAACGATCAAGAACTTCTAAAGGTAGTACAACAAGTATTAGCCGAAAACAAAGGA
- the gatD gene encoding Glu-tRNA(Gln) amidotransferase subunit GatD produces the protein MAELQGYRGTSLELLKKSGVSIGDLVEVKTTRMTVEGSLMPRYEHADEQHIVLKLKNGYNIGLQVNDILEIRWIAKSTSPAFKRPETPKLDPQLPKVVILGTGGTIASRVDYRTGGVHPQFSAEELYLVVPEIAKYAQIHTELLFNVYSEHINADHWEKIAEKTAEMIRDSYDGIVIAHGTDTMGYSAAALSFALAGTPIPIVLVGSQRSTDRPSSDAALNLIGAVTTAAKAPFSGVYVSMHHTIDDEAVALHIGTRIRKNHTSRRDAFESIDTSPAAYVRNGELEVIHKDLPAKNKPQRSFKARYRFEKKVALIKFHPSFDPKIIDYLVDSGYRGIVLEGTGLGHVSEQCYDAVARATEHGLLVGMTSQCIWGRVRLTVYDTGRDLLRRGVTPLDDMFPETALVKMMWALGNTKTAEEAKTLMLQNIAGEYIARSPIERRPKD, from the coding sequence AGAAATCCGGGGTGTCCATCGGAGATTTAGTCGAGGTTAAAACGACAAGGATGACTGTTGAAGGCTCTTTGATGCCTAGATACGAGCATGCTGATGAGCAACACATTGTTTTGAAGCTTAAAAACGGCTACAACATCGGTCTCCAAGTAAACGATATACTTGAAATCCGCTGGATCGCCAAGAGTACTTCTCCAGCCTTTAAGCGCCCTGAAACTCCTAAACTTGACCCACAGCTACCAAAGGTCGTTATCCTAGGAACAGGAGGCACAATCGCCAGCCGCGTTGACTATCGAACGGGCGGAGTCCACCCTCAATTCTCCGCTGAAGAACTCTACCTCGTAGTACCCGAGATAGCGAAGTACGCCCAGATACACACTGAGCTCCTCTTCAACGTCTACAGTGAACACATCAACGCCGACCATTGGGAAAAAATCGCTGAAAAAACAGCCGAGATGATTAGAGACAGCTACGACGGCATCGTAATAGCCCACGGAACAGACACAATGGGCTACTCCGCCGCCGCACTAAGCTTCGCATTAGCAGGCACCCCAATCCCGATTGTTTTAGTAGGCTCTCAAAGATCAACTGACAGACCTTCCTCCGACGCCGCGCTAAACCTGATAGGCGCAGTTACAACCGCTGCAAAGGCCCCGTTTTCAGGCGTTTACGTTTCAATGCACCACACAATAGATGATGAAGCCGTCGCTCTACACATAGGCACCCGAATACGGAAGAACCACACCAGCCGCAGAGACGCCTTCGAATCAATAGACACCTCACCCGCAGCCTACGTCAGAAACGGAGAACTCGAAGTAATCCATAAAGACCTGCCAGCTAAAAATAAGCCGCAGCGGAGCTTCAAAGCAAGATACCGGTTTGAAAAAAAGGTTGCTTTAATCAAGTTCCACCCGAGCTTCGACCCGAAAATAATCGATTACCTTGTAGACTCAGGATACCGCGGCATCGTTCTAGAAGGAACAGGCCTCGGTCATGTGAGTGAACAGTGCTACGACGCAGTTGCACGAGCAACAGAGCACGGTCTTCTTGTTGGAATGACCTCTCAATGCATCTGGGGTAGAGTAAGACTAACCGTGTACGACACTGGGCGAGATCTGCTTAGACGCGGTGTCACACCGCTTGACGATATGTTCCCGGAGACAGCGCTAGTCAAGATGATGTGGGCGCTGGGCAACACCAAGACAGCTGAGGAAGCCAAGACGCTGATGCTGCAGAACATCGCGGGCGAGTATATTGCTCGCTCACCGATTGAACGGAGGCCTAAAGATTGA